A single Halarcobacter anaerophilus DNA region contains:
- a CDS encoding PAS domain-containing sensor histidine kinase: MFNKILNEIARIENEKKAKLYTFLFLIVSISGIIIVNNVSLFILKNNHENYTNLPLFIGITFFILVSFILYFFLQSIAKREKETKDKLIKFKKQEKENLKLINFVLDNTADAIYWFDFKGKIVYVNNRLCKILGYTKEELYNTHISKIDKRFHIVEKIIIDKKKQFNYFESELTTKEGKTFPCLIAANYFSANGEEEFVCAFARDITEQKRKEHIIKTSLKEKEILIKEIHHRVKNNLQVLSSLLSMQKRREKNDIVINQLEKTRSRIYAIALVHEIIYQGNDLTFINIEQYLKKLISAIKDIYNIKDNIKIYVNVSKNINLGINYSVLTGLIIHELLLNSIKHAFKGINSGKIDIFIHKIGSKKISFGLKDNGSGCSIEKLKNSHSLGWQLIESIVEFQLEGELKIDSSKGFFCEIEYEIKDEEE; the protein is encoded by the coding sequence ATGTTTAATAAAATTTTAAATGAAATTGCAAGAATAGAGAATGAAAAAAAAGCAAAACTTTATACTTTCCTTTTCCTAATCGTAAGTATCTCGGGTATCATCATAGTAAATAATGTTTCTTTGTTTATTTTAAAAAACAATCATGAAAACTATACAAATTTACCTTTGTTTATAGGTATCACTTTTTTTATTTTAGTAAGTTTTATACTCTATTTTTTTTTACAAAGTATTGCAAAAAGAGAGAAAGAGACAAAAGATAAATTAATCAAATTTAAAAAGCAGGAAAAGGAGAATCTCAAATTAATTAATTTTGTTCTTGATAATACAGCAGATGCCATATATTGGTTTGATTTTAAGGGAAAAATAGTCTACGTAAACAATCGTTTATGCAAAATTTTAGGTTATACAAAAGAAGAACTATATAATACTCATATTTCAAAAATAGATAAAAGATTTCATATTGTAGAGAAAATAATAATAGATAAAAAAAAGCAGTTTAACTATTTTGAATCGGAACTAACAACAAAAGAGGGAAAAACTTTTCCTTGTCTTATAGCAGCAAACTATTTTTCGGCAAACGGCGAAGAGGAGTTTGTTTGTGCTTTTGCAAGAGATATAACAGAACAGAAAAGAAAAGAGCATATTATAAAAACCTCTTTAAAAGAGAAAGAGATTTTAATAAAAGAGATTCACCATAGAGTAAAAAACAATCTGCAAGTTCTCTCTTCTTTATTATCAATGCAAAAAAGAAGAGAAAAAAACGATATAGTAATTAATCAATTAGAAAAAACAAGAAGTAGAATCTATGCTATTGCTTTAGTACATGAAATTATTTATCAAGGAAATGATTTAACTTTTATAAATATAGAACAGTATTTAAAAAAATTGATTAGTGCCATTAAAGATATATATAATATAAAAGACAATATAAAAATATATGTAAATGTCTCAAAAAATATAAATCTTGGTATAAATTATTCTGTTTTAACGGGTTTAATTATTCATGAACTCTTACTTAACTCAATTAAACACGCTTTTAAAGGAATAAATTCAGGAAAAATTGATATATTTATTCATAAAATCGGTTCAAAAAAAATATCTTTCGGATTAAAAGACAATGGTTCGGGCTGTTCAATTGAAAAGTTAAAAAACAGCCACTCTTTGGGATGGCAGTTAATAGAATCAATAGTAGAGTTTCAGTTAGAAGGAGAATTAAAAATTGATTCTTCAAAAGGATTTTTTTGTGAAATTGAGTATGAAATAAAAGATGAAGAGGAGTAA
- a CDS encoding response regulator transcription factor has product MKKNILIVEDEVVTALDIKEALFDFGYKVTGIANNSKKAIKLLEKNSCDLVLLDITLKGDVDGIKLSEQIAKEYNIPFIFLTANDKNNTIDRALKHEPYGYIIKPFKDAELKAAVELALKKFDIKKELENKLETKQKHLKALEKTFNEENETKKRFIPLKYGYIFDKKNKKLFLEKKEIELNKKEIDLIDILTEHKSGIVSNKIIEDYLYDGEVVGEGALRGVLFRLRQKTNKNLIFSYSKLGYKIEFD; this is encoded by the coding sequence ATGAAAAAAAATATTTTAATTGTAGAAGATGAAGTAGTAACTGCTTTGGATATAAAAGAGGCTCTTTTTGATTTTGGATACAAAGTAACAGGGATTGCAAATAATTCAAAAAAAGCTATTAAATTACTAGAAAAAAACAGTTGTGATTTAGTCCTTTTAGATATTACATTAAAAGGAGATGTAGACGGAATAAAATTAAGTGAACAAATAGCTAAAGAGTATAATATTCCTTTTATTTTTCTAACAGCAAATGATAAAAACAATACAATAGACAGAGCGTTAAAACACGAGCCTTACGGCTATATAATAAAACCTTTTAAAGATGCGGAATTAAAAGCTGCCGTAGAGTTGGCACTAAAAAAATTTGATATAAAAAAAGAGCTTGAAAATAAACTTGAGACTAAACAAAAACATCTAAAAGCTCTTGAAAAAACATTTAATGAAGAGAATGAAACAAAAAAAAGATTTATACCCTTAAAATACGGTTACATCTTTGATAAAAAAAATAAAAAACTATTTTTGGAAAAAAAAGAGATTGAGTTAAATAAAAAAGAGATTGATTTAATTGATATATTAACAGAGCATAAAAGCGGTATTGTTTCAAATAAAATAATTGAAGACTATTTATATGACGGCGAAGTTGTCGGAGAAGGTGCTTTAAGAGGTGTGCTTTTCAGACTAAGACAAAAAACAAATAAGAATCTGATTTTTTCATACTCTAAATTAGGATATAAAATAGAGTTT